The Rhododendron vialii isolate Sample 1 chromosome 5a, ASM3025357v1 genome contains a region encoding:
- the LOC131325666 gene encoding uncharacterized protein LOC131325666 → MRITTISPFIASFLSLSLSLSLSGPADETNTKEQQKYVLWRILNWNTPTRFLPKRFPDRLCFLVTGVRDRSCSVGGEFEKKMKAMETVQDLIEEFKLRTVYWALCVFAVCYFLTHTSKSMWMNIPISILFVSVLRILFNEVEFHWKVRKIRQQTYLSILEKKQLSVNDSRLSTLPPPPKWKKKIDSPVVEASMEEFVNKLLQDFVTDLWYSDITPDKEAPELMRGIIMDVLAEISGRVKETNLVDLLTRDVVDLVGDHLDLFRRNQAAIGVEVMGTLSSEERDERLKHHLTVSKELHPALISPECEYKVLQRIVGGLLAVVLRPREAQCPLVRCIARELVTCVVMQPIMNFASPMYINELIEYIFLAIKDDGSNAAGDDQPPNAGDHNSDHSVAAEIVPNEFSSRRNASSYYQGTNLAMPGAGNLKGISLDASENLDSNIHGEETMQPRPTDWARVIEAATQRRTEVLMPENLENMWARGRNYRKKVQKSAGGIQAPVSKGSGLNNAKRTKSSGNEISNHRLEVSPATEDKALVKLPPRSSTETRLTEGNNNLMHISHGLSKHHSVGGASLVDGLEGTASNITSGIKCVLKRSNSTSALKEPNMGNSITSEGSGPIISEFYSSDFDKHNDVRAIKSASDMVFRSEGSHTSKLRSRVIGAYFEKLGSNSFAVYSIAVTDADKNTWFVKRRYRNFERLHRHLKDIPNYTLHLPPKRIFSSSTEDAFVHQRCIQLDKYLQDLLSIANVAEQHEVWDFLSVSSKNYSFGKSSSVMRSLAVSVDDAVDDIVRQFKGVSDGLMRKVAGSSSSLHEASPETSGRNLSWNADEISRHLSWQTTTESAKSISDEEGDKDGTRGHEEVGSSVQANGWHSDNELNSKSFPPRVVKRGDEFRSLNSEKKHGLETEPLSLSLGGYPPAGFPVTSDHLDYSAVVLPEWTPPNLSIPVLNLVDNIFQLKRRGWLRRQVFWISKQILQLMMEDAIDDWLLRQIQWLRRDDVIALGIRWVQDVLWPDGTFFLRLRTQSENDAPQPNQRSFQTTNRSSNVSKPGSFEQRLEAARRASDVKKMIFNGAPTTLVSLIGHKQYRRCAKDIYFFLQSTVCLKQLAYGILELVLISVFPELRDVVLDIHEKMRAQPV, encoded by the exons ATGAGAATAACGACGATTTCACCTTTTATCGcaagttttctctctctctctctctctctctctctctctggtccaGCTGACGAGACAAACACAAAGGAACAGCAAAAATATGTACTCTGGAGAATACTAAATTGGAACACGCCCACAAGATTCCTTCCAAAACGGTTCCCCGATCGATTATGTTTTCTCGTAACAGGCGTTCGGGATCGGTCGTGTTCTGTCGGCGGAGAATTTGAGAAAAAGATGAAGGCAATGGAGACGGTACAGGATCTGATCGAAGAATTCAAGCTTCGGACCGTTTATTGGGCACTATGCGTCTTCGCCGTGTGTTACTTCTTAACAC ATACGAGTAAATCAATGTGGATGAATATTCCTATATCAATACTATTTGTTTCTGTATTGCGGATTCTTTTTAACGAGGTGGAGTTCCATTGGAAAGTGCGAAAAATTCGTCAGCAAACATACTTATCAATCTTAGAGAAGAAGCAGCTCTCGGTGAATGATTCTCGGCTTTCAACGTTGCCGcccccaccaaaatggaagaaaaaaattgactcCCCTGTTGTAGAGGCTTCAATGGAGGAGTTTGTCAACAAACTCTTGCAAGATTTTGTTACAGATTTATGGTATTCAGATATTACACCAGATAAGGAGGCCCCTGAACTCATGCGTGGGATAATCATGGATGTTCTTGCTGAAATATCAGGAAGGGTCAAAGAGACAAACTTAGTTGACTTGTTGACAAG GGATGTAGTTGACTTGGTAGGGGATCACCTAGATCTTTTTAGAAGAAACCAAGCTGCTATAGGGGTGGAGGTCATGGGAACACTGTCATCAGAAGAAAGGGATGAACGCTTGAAACACCATCTTACGGTTTCCAAGGAGCTTCACCCTGCATTAATATCTCCAGAGTGTGAGTACAAG GTTCTTCAGCGTATTGTAGGTGGGTTGTTAGCTGTAGTGCTAAGACCTAGAGAAGCTCAATGTCCACTGGTGCGATGCATTGCCCGAGAGCTCGTAACTTGCGTGGTGATGCAACCTATAATGAATTTTGCAAGCCCAAT GTACATTAATGAATTGATCGAGTATATTTTCCTTGCTATTAAGGATGATGGGAGTAACGCGGCAGGTGATGACCAGCCACCTAATGCGGGGGATCATAACAGTGATCATTCTGTTGCTGCAGAGATCGTACCAAATGAATTTTCTTCGAGGAGAAATGCATCTTCCTACTATCAAGGGACCAATCTGGCGATGCCAGGAGCTGGCAATCTGAAAGGGATTTCCCTGGATGCTTCGGAAAATTTGGATTCTAATATACATGGTGAGGAAACCATGCAACCACGGCCCACTGATTGGGCGCGAGTAATAGAGGCAGCTACCCAGAGAAGAACAGAGGTTCTAATGCCTGAAAATCTCGAAAATATGTGGGCCAGGGGTAGAAATTATAGAAAGAAAGTTCAGAAGAGTGCAGGAGGGATTCAGGCTCCTGTTTCAAAGGGTTCAGGACTAAATAATGCGAAACGTACAAAAAGTTCGGGTAACGAGATTTCAAATCACAGGCTTGAAGTTTCTCCTGCAACAGAAGATAAAGCTCTGGTGAAGTTACCACCAAGATCAAGTACAGAGACTCGACTAACTGAAGGTAACAACAATCTGATGCATATATCTCATGGACTGAGCAAGCATCATTCTGTTGGCGGAGCATCTCTTGTTGATGGATTGGAGGGTACTGCTTCTAATATTACTAGTGGGATTAAGTGCGTGCTTAAGAGATCAAATAGCACTTCTGCCCTTAAAGAACCTAACATGGGAAATTCAATCACAAGTGAGGGTAGCGGACCCATTATTTCCGAGTTCTATAGCTCTGATTTTGACAAGCATAATGATGTGCGTGCTATTAAGAGTGCTTCAGATATGGTGTTCCGTAGTGAAGGAAGCCACACTTCCAAGCTTAGGAGCCGG GTTATAGGAGCATACTTTGAGAAACTGGGGTCAAACTCATTTGCGGTTTATTCAATTGCAGTGACAGATGCAGATAAAAACACTTGGTTTGTGAAAAGAAG ATATAGGAATTTTGAGAGATTACATCGTCACCTTAAGGACATTCCTAACTATACTTTACATTTGCCTCCCAAGAGGATATTTTCCTCAAGCACAGAAGATGCTTTTGTTCATCAGCGCTGTATTCAACTTGACAAATATCTCCAA GATCTCCTGTCAATAGCTAATGTAGCTGAACAACATGAAGTGTGGGACTTCTTGAGTGTTTCATCAAAG AATTACTCTTTCGGAAAATCTTCCTCAGTAATGCGAAGCCTGGCAG TAAGTGTGGATGATGCTGTGGATGATATCGTGCGCCAGTTCAAAGGGGTTTCCGATGGCTTAATGCGGAAAGTCGCTGGTTCATCTTCCTCTCTTCATGAAGCCTCTCCTGAAACTTCGGGCAGGAACTTATCCTGGAATGCTGACGAGATTAGCAGACATCTGTCGTGGCAAACTACCACGGAATCAGCAAAAAGCATTTCTGATGAGGAAGGTGATAAAGATGGAACTCGTGGACATGAGGAAGTAGGATCTAGTGTGCAAGCTAATGGGTGGCATTCAGACAATGAATTGAATTCAAAGAGTTTCCCACCTAGGGTGGTTAAACGTGGTGACGAATTTAGAAGCTTAAATTCCGAGAAGAAACATGGTTTAGAGACAGAACCTCTATCACTCAGCCTGGGAGGATATCCTCCGGCAGGTTTCCCAGTCACCTCTGATCACCTGGATTATTCGGCTGTAGTGCTACCAGAG TGGACTCCACCAAACTTAAGCATACCAGTGTTGAATTTAGTTGATAATATATTTCAACTTAAGAGAAGAGGCTGGCTAAG AAGACAAGTTTTCTGGATATCAAAACAAATCTTGCAGTTAATGATGGAAGACGCAATTGATGACTGGCTCCTGAGGCAAATCCAGTGGCTTCGAAGAGATGATGTTATTGCTCTAGGGATTCGATGGGTCCAAGAT GTTCTGTGGCCTGATGGCACATTCTTTCTGCGACTAAGAACTCAAAGTGAAAATGATGCTCCTCAACCTAATCAAAGATCTTTCCAAACTACAAATCGCAGCAGTAACGTCTCTAAACCAGGGTCGTTTGAGCAACGGCTTGAGGCTGCTCGTAGAGCTAGTGATGTCAAGAAAATGATCTTCA ATGGAGCTCCAACTACGCTAGTCAGCTTGATTGGGCATAAGCAATACAGACGTTGCGCGAAAGATATATATTTCTTCCTTCAG TCTACAGTCTGTTTGAAGCAGCTTGCTTATGGAATACTTGAACTGGTACTCATCTCAGTTTTTCCTGAGCTGCGGGATGTTGTGCTGGACATTCATGAAAAGATGCGTGCTCAACCTGTATAG